A portion of the Luxibacter massiliensis genome contains these proteins:
- a CDS encoding Na/Pi cotransporter family protein, with product MGIKDILSLLGGLALFLYGMQMMSNGLEAAAGNRMKAILEKLTSNRVKGVLVGAGITAVIQSSSATTVMVVGFVNSSLMTLNQAVWVIMGANIGTTITGQLIALDIGAIAPIFAIGGVAAVMFVKSEKIHHISSIFAGLGILFMGMDMMGDAMVPLQHSKTFVEFMTTFENPLTGILIGAVFTAIIQSSSASVGILQALASTGMIPLSSAVYILFGQNIGTCITAVLASIGMKVNAKRTTVIHLMFNIFGSILFTIICMSTPFVSWMEALTPGNPVAQIANVHTTFNVVTTLLLLPFGTYMAAAAVRILPDSKKEEEEEHCLKYISRFETSYSIGQVAVAITQVKNEVLRMQEMVEKNISHSYDVLRKYNDKELKKIAEREDYIDYLNEEISGYIVSLMKNEMSMSDSKLINGYYVIISNLERIGDHAMNLAGYARDLKGWDLSFSEMANEEIEVMKSQCLEALAVVRAADLGNAQSILAQAGAMEQKIDDTREKYFKKQMQRLKKGKCKPQIGILFSEVLTDFERMGDHVKNIAEQYVEMEN from the coding sequence ATGGGGATAAAGGACATACTTTCATTATTGGGGGGCCTGGCGCTGTTTCTTTATGGCATGCAGATGATGAGCAATGGCCTGGAGGCCGCAGCAGGCAACAGGATGAAAGCCATACTGGAAAAATTGACTTCAAACAGAGTAAAAGGGGTGCTTGTAGGGGCGGGGATTACGGCTGTAATCCAGTCATCCTCAGCAACCACTGTGATGGTTGTGGGATTTGTAAATTCCAGCCTGATGACCCTGAATCAGGCCGTGTGGGTGATTATGGGGGCCAATATCGGGACGACTATTACAGGACAGCTTATTGCCCTTGACATTGGAGCTATCGCTCCTATATTTGCCATAGGCGGCGTGGCTGCGGTGATGTTTGTGAAAAGTGAGAAGATCCATCATATAAGCAGCATATTTGCGGGGTTAGGTATTTTATTTATGGGAATGGACATGATGGGGGATGCTATGGTGCCCCTGCAGCATTCCAAGACTTTTGTGGAGTTTATGACAACGTTTGAGAATCCACTGACGGGGATCCTGATTGGCGCAGTATTTACTGCTATTATCCAGTCTTCTTCCGCTTCAGTAGGTATTTTGCAGGCTCTTGCAAGTACGGGGATGATCCCTCTTTCCAGCGCCGTTTATATCTTGTTTGGACAGAACATAGGTACTTGTATTACGGCTGTCCTGGCCTCTATTGGCATGAAGGTAAATGCAAAGCGAACAACAGTGATTCATCTGATGTTCAATATTTTTGGTTCCATATTGTTTACAATTATCTGTATGTCCACGCCATTTGTGTCCTGGATGGAAGCGCTGACACCAGGCAATCCCGTGGCACAGATTGCCAATGTACATACTACGTTTAATGTGGTGACAACACTTTTGCTTCTTCCCTTTGGGACATATATGGCAGCTGCTGCAGTACGTATTCTGCCTGACAGTAAAAAGGAGGAGGAAGAGGAGCACTGCCTCAAATATATATCTAGATTTGAGACTTCTTATTCAATCGGGCAGGTGGCCGTAGCCATCACGCAGGTAAAAAATGAGGTGCTCAGGATGCAGGAAATGGTAGAGAAAAATATCAGCCATTCCTATGATGTTTTAAGAAAATATAATGACAAGGAACTGAAAAAGATAGCGGAAAGGGAAGATTATATAGATTATCTGAATGAAGAGATATCAGGTTATATCGTGTCTTTAATGAAAAATGAGATGTCTATGTCTGACTCGAAGCTGATTAATGGATATTATGTCATTATAAGTAATTTAGAGAGAATCGGGGACCATGCAATGAACCTGGCCGGATATGCCCGTGACCTAAAGGGATGGGATCTAAGCTTCTCAGAAATGGCCAACGAGGAGATTGAGGTTATGAAAAGCCAATGCCTGGAAGCGCTTGCGGTTGTCAGGGCGGCGGATTTAGGCAACGCACAGTCGATCCTTGCGCAGGCCGGGGCAATGGAGCAAAAGATTGATGATACTAGGGAGAAATATTTTAAAAAGCAGATGCAGCGCCTTAAGAAGGGAAAATGCAAACCTCAGATCGGGATTCTTTTCAGCGAGGTGCTGACGGATTTTGAGAGAATGGGTGACCATGTAAAAAATATTGCCGAGCAGTATGTAGAGATGGAAAACTGA
- the spoVT gene encoding stage V sporulation protein T has protein sequence MKATGIVRRIDDLGRVVIPKEIRRTLRIREGDPLEIFTDREGEVILKKYSPIGELGTLAKQYSESLAQTMGCTVCITDTDQVVSASGSGKKELQDKYISKELEKVIQGREQLLAKSDSAKYASIVPDEKDFIEQAVCPILCEGDAIGAVVLLNREEKKKFGELEQKVAMSAASFLGRQMEQ, from the coding sequence ATGAAAGCTACGGGAATCGTAAGGCGGATTGATGATCTGGGAAGGGTTGTCATTCCGAAAGAAATACGCAGAACCCTGCGGATTCGCGAAGGGGATCCATTGGAGATATTTACGGACAGAGAAGGGGAGGTTATATTAAAGAAATATTCTCCTATCGGTGAGTTGGGGACTCTGGCAAAGCAGTATTCTGAAAGTCTGGCGCAGACTATGGGATGCACAGTTTGTATCACTGATACAGACCAGGTGGTGTCGGCTTCTGGCAGTGGGAAAAAGGAGCTGCAGGATAAATACATCAGTAAGGAGCTGGAGAAAGTCATCCAGGGAAGAGAACAGCTTTTGGCAAAGTCAGACAGCGCCAAATATGCCAGTATTGTCCCGGATGAAAAGGATTTTATAGAGCAGGCAGTATGCCCCATCCTCTGTGAAGGCGATGCAATCGGAGCTGTTGTGCTGCTGAACAGGGAAGAAAAGAAAAAGTTTGGGGAGCTGGAACAGAAAGTTGCCATGAGTGCAGCAAGTTTTCTTGGCAGGCAGATGGAACAGTAG
- a CDS encoding TIGR04086 family membrane protein gives MEKETAKNRIGGEVKVAWILKALLCAYVVTGILLLLLTLLLYKMNLDEGKVTAGIIVIYVLSTFVGGFAAGKMAKVRRFVWGLSIGVLYFALLLLISLGIYRTVQGNGANVLTTFLLCAGGGMLGGMIS, from the coding sequence ATGGAGAAAGAGACAGCAAAAAACCGGATTGGGGGCGAAGTCAAAGTGGCCTGGATACTTAAGGCGCTTCTTTGCGCTTATGTGGTGACAGGAATTTTACTGCTTCTGCTGACACTGCTGCTTTATAAAATGAATCTGGATGAAGGCAAAGTGACGGCAGGAATTATTGTGATCTATGTACTGTCTACCTTTGTGGGAGGTTTTGCAGCAGGTAAAATGGCAAAAGTCAGGCGTTTTGTCTGGGGATTGTCGATCGGCGTCCTATATTTCGCGCTGTTGCTGCTGATCTCTCTTGGGATTTACCGGACTGTACAGGGAAATGGGGCGAATGTGCTGACTACATTTCTGCTATGTGCAGGAGGGGGGATGCTGGGAGGGATGATATCCTGA
- the scfA gene encoding six-cysteine ranthipeptide SCIFF has translation MKHIKTLNTQTLNHTVKKGGCGECQTSCQSACKTSCTVGNQTCENRK, from the coding sequence ATGAAACATATTAAGACATTGAATACACAGACCTTAAACCATACAGTGAAAAAAGGCGGATGCGGAGAGTGCCAGACATCCTGCCAGTCAGCATGTAAGACATCCTGTACAGTTGGGAACCAGACATGTGAGAATAGAAAGTAG
- the scfB gene encoding thioether cross-link-forming SCIFF peptide maturase has translation MIHQYQNNGYNIVLDVNSGSVHVVDEAAYDVIACLNAQDSSHTFGISCDSQTLAYLNSELGGKYSGAELEEVLEAVAELAEAGQLFTDDIYEEYIAEVKQRKTVVKALCLHIAHDCNLACRYCFAQEGEYHGRRALMSSEVGKKALDFLVANSGKRRNLEVDFFGGEPLMNWQVVKELVAYGRELEKLHDKHFRFTLTTNGVLLNEEIQEFVNKEMDNVVLSLDGRKEVNDKMRPFRNGKGSYDLIVPKFQRLADSRGQQKYYIRGTFTRDNLDFSQDVLHFAQLGFKQISIEPVVGDESDPYAIREGDLPQIFSEYDKLAKTMVDRERRGEGFTFFHFMLDLEGGPCVAKRLSGCGSGTEYLAVTPWGDLYPCHQFVGEDQFLMGNVDDGIKRPEIADEFRGCSVYSKEKCRSCFARFYCSGGCMANSHKFHGTIHDTYDVSCEMERKRVECAIMIKAALADEERNMSHEEK, from the coding sequence GTGATACATCAGTACCAGAATAATGGATATAATATTGTCCTGGATGTGAACAGTGGTTCTGTCCATGTAGTGGATGAGGCTGCATATGACGTGATTGCCTGTCTTAACGCCCAGGACAGTTCTCATACTTTTGGCATTTCCTGTGACAGCCAGACTCTGGCATACCTGAACAGCGAACTTGGAGGTAAGTATAGCGGGGCGGAGCTTGAGGAGGTGCTGGAGGCTGTGGCGGAGCTTGCAGAAGCAGGCCAGCTTTTTACAGATGACATTTATGAAGAATATATTGCTGAAGTGAAGCAGAGAAAGACGGTTGTCAAAGCACTGTGCTTGCACATTGCCCATGACTGCAACCTGGCCTGCAGGTACTGCTTTGCCCAGGAAGGGGAGTACCATGGCAGGAGGGCCTTAATGTCCAGTGAAGTGGGGAAGAAAGCGCTGGATTTTCTGGTCGCCAACTCAGGAAAGCGGCGGAATTTGGAAGTGGATTTCTTTGGGGGAGAACCCTTGATGAACTGGCAGGTAGTCAAGGAACTGGTAGCTTACGGGAGGGAGCTGGAGAAACTTCACGATAAGCATTTCCGGTTTACCCTTACTACAAACGGAGTTCTCCTAAATGAAGAGATCCAAGAGTTTGTAAACAAGGAGATGGATAATGTAGTCTTAAGCCTGGATGGACGGAAGGAAGTCAATGATAAAATGAGGCCATTCAGGAATGGGAAGGGCAGCTATGACCTGATTGTGCCTAAGTTCCAGAGACTGGCGGACAGCAGGGGGCAGCAGAAATATTATATCCGGGGCACCTTTACAAGGGACAACCTGGATTTCTCGCAGGATGTGCTGCACTTTGCGCAGCTTGGCTTTAAGCAGATATCCATTGAACCTGTGGTGGGGGATGAATCAGACCCCTATGCCATCAGAGAAGGCGACCTGCCGCAGATTTTCAGCGAATACGATAAGCTGGCAAAGACTATGGTGGACAGGGAGCGCAGGGGGGAGGGATTTACTTTCTTCCATTTTATGTTGGATCTTGAAGGGGGGCCGTGTGTGGCAAAGAGGCTCTCAGGCTGTGGTTCTGGCACAGAATACCTTGCTGTCACGCCATGGGGCGACTTATATCCCTGCCACCAGTTTGTGGGGGAGGATCAGTTCCTGATGGGGAATGTGGACGATGGGATCAAAAGGCCGGAGATTGCGGATGAGTTCAGAGGCTGCAGTGTTTATTCCAAAGAAAAATGCAGGAGCTGTTTTGCAAGATTTTACTGCAGTGGCGGCTGTATGGCTAATTCCCATAAGTTTCATGGTACGATACATGATACTTATGATGTGAGCTGTGAGATGGAACGTAAGCGTGTGGAATGTGCGATTATGATAAAGGCCGCATTGGCAGATGAAGAAAGGAATATGAGTCATGAAGAAAAGTAG
- the secD gene encoding protein translocase subunit SecD, giving the protein MKKSRGIITLLLTVVLIALLGFTTIVGFGKTGSGAARNIKLGLDLEGGVSITYQVKGDKPSQEDMDDTVYKLQRRVEQYSTEASVYQEGDDRISIEIPGVKDANKILDELGQPGSLYFIRQTDEEGNQNYSQVSLGEFKLNKTIEELKEEGSIVLTGTDVKNAQAGTTQDSLDNRDNVVTLTFNKEGTEKFAEATKNAYAANESIAIYYDGELISVPNVNAEIPNGEAQISGNMSYEEAEQLASTIRIGGLSLELEELRSNVVGAQLGEEAITTSLQAGAIGLAIVFIFMCAVYLLPGFAASVALLIYTGLILVLLNAFDITLTLPGIAGIILGIGMAVDANVIIFARVKEELTAGKSVRAALNAGFHKAMSAILDGNITTLIAAAVLWLKGSGTVKGFAQTLALGIVVSMFTALVITRLIVYAFYAVGIRNVKVYGRTREAHKTIDFLGKKAIFFVVSAAMILAGFVGMGIYSSQGKGAMNYSLEFKGGTSTSVTFDKDYSLEEIDREIVPLIEEAAQDNNVQVQKVEGTKQVIFKTQTLGLDRREAFTEVMTQEFHVSEDEITMENISSTVSSEMRQDAVIAVAIATICMLLYIWFRFKDIRFATSAVAALLHDVLVVLAFYVIARISVGNTFIACMLTIVGYSINATIVIFDRIREELKTKKRSEELKELVNRCITRTLTRSIYTSFTTFVMVAVLYVMGVSSIKEFALPLMVGIVCGAYSSVCITGALWYIMKTKLGKETK; this is encoded by the coding sequence ATGAAGAAAAGTAGAGGCATTATTACTCTGTTGCTGACTGTTGTTCTGATTGCCCTTCTGGGATTCACAACAATAGTAGGATTTGGAAAAACTGGTTCGGGCGCTGCCAGGAACATTAAATTGGGACTGGATCTTGAAGGCGGCGTCAGTATTACGTATCAGGTAAAAGGGGACAAGCCTTCCCAGGAAGATATGGATGATACAGTGTATAAGCTCCAGCGCCGTGTGGAACAGTACAGCACAGAGGCCAGCGTATACCAGGAAGGTGATGACCGTATCAGCATAGAGATCCCCGGTGTGAAGGACGCCAATAAAATCCTGGATGAGCTGGGACAGCCAGGTTCGCTGTATTTTATCCGGCAGACGGACGAGGAGGGGAACCAGAATTATTCCCAGGTCAGCCTGGGGGAATTTAAACTTAACAAGACTATTGAAGAGCTGAAAGAGGAAGGTTCTATTGTCCTCACTGGGACAGATGTAAAAAATGCGCAGGCGGGAACAACCCAGGACAGCCTGGATAACAGAGATAATGTAGTGACTCTCACGTTTAATAAAGAAGGGACGGAGAAGTTCGCAGAGGCTACAAAAAATGCCTATGCAGCCAATGAGAGCATTGCAATTTACTATGACGGTGAGTTGATCAGCGTCCCTAATGTCAATGCAGAGATTCCAAACGGCGAGGCACAGATCTCAGGGAATATGTCCTATGAGGAGGCGGAGCAGCTGGCTTCCACTATCCGGATCGGAGGGCTTAGCCTTGAGCTGGAGGAGCTGCGGTCTAATGTGGTAGGCGCGCAGCTTGGCGAAGAGGCTATCACCACCAGCCTGCAGGCCGGTGCAATTGGCCTGGCAATTGTCTTTATATTTATGTGCGCGGTGTATTTACTCCCTGGTTTTGCGGCCAGTGTTGCCCTGCTGATTTATACAGGACTGATCCTTGTTCTTTTGAATGCATTTGACATTACGCTGACCCTGCCGGGTATCGCGGGCATTATCCTGGGTATCGGTATGGCGGTGGATGCCAATGTCATTATATTTGCCAGGGTGAAGGAAGAGCTGACAGCAGGGAAGTCTGTAAGGGCAGCATTAAACGCGGGTTTCCATAAGGCCATGTCCGCCATTCTGGATGGGAATATTACAACATTGATAGCGGCGGCGGTTCTCTGGCTTAAGGGGAGCGGCACTGTAAAAGGATTCGCCCAGACGCTTGCCCTGGGTATCGTTGTTTCGATGTTCACAGCGCTTGTAATTACACGGCTGATTGTATATGCTTTCTATGCTGTCGGCATCCGGAATGTAAAAGTATACGGCCGTACGAGGGAGGCCCATAAGACCATCGACTTTCTTGGGAAGAAGGCCATATTCTTTGTGGTTTCTGCGGCCATGATCCTTGCTGGGTTTGTAGGCATGGGTATTTACTCCAGCCAGGGCAAGGGAGCTATGAACTATAGCCTGGAATTTAAAGGGGGGACGTCTACAAGTGTAACCTTTGATAAGGATTACAGCCTGGAGGAAATTGACAGGGAGATTGTGCCCCTGATCGAGGAGGCGGCCCAGGATAACAACGTACAGGTTCAGAAGGTGGAGGGCACAAAACAGGTTATTTTTAAAACCCAGACACTTGGACTGGACAGGCGGGAGGCATTTACAGAAGTCATGACCCAGGAGTTTCATGTCAGTGAAGATGAAATTACAATGGAGAACATTAGCTCCACAGTAAGTTCTGAGATGCGGCAGGATGCGGTTATTGCAGTTGCCATTGCCACAATCTGTATGCTGCTGTACATCTGGTTCCGGTTCAAGGATATCAGGTTTGCCACCAGCGCAGTGGCTGCACTGCTCCATGATGTGCTGGTTGTGCTGGCATTTTATGTAATTGCGAGAATTTCCGTGGGAAATACATTCATTGCATGTATGCTGACAATTGTGGGATATTCTATTAATGCTACTATCGTCATTTTTGACAGGATCCGTGAGGAGTTAAAGACAAAGAAGCGCAGCGAGGAACTGAAGGAGCTTGTCAACAGATGTATCACCCGGACATTGACACGTAGTATCTATACGTCTTTTACAACCTTTGTTATGGTTGCAGTACTATATGTGATGGGGGTTAGCTCTATCAAAGAGTTTGCCCTTCCTCTGATGGTAGGTATTGTGTGCGGCGCATATTCATCTGTATGTATTACAGGGGCGCTGTGGTATATCATGAAAACAAAATTGGGTAAGGAGACGAAATAA
- the recJ gene encoding single-stranded-DNA-specific exonuclease RecJ yields the protein MEKWFVAMKKADFSRIAEKYHISPILARLIRNRDITQDQDIDFYLNGTIGDLYDGMLMKDMDRAVEILVEKIREGKPIRVIGDYDIDGVNATYILQEGLGKLGANVDTDIPDRIKDGYGLNRMLVDRALADGVDTIITCDNGIAAAEEIAYGRKNGLTVIVTDHHEIPYIDAGGEREHLLVQADAVVDPHRPDCGYPFKGLCGAGVAYKLVEALFEVMQHEADDVDYLMENVAIATVGDVMDLTGENRIFVRQGLEMLKRTQNHGLKALIECTQIPVDRLSAYHIGFVLGPCINASGRLDTAKRALELLNAPNRREAVMLAEDLKALNDSRREMTERGVEQAVEQIENSSLKEDKVLVVYLPDCHESIAGIIAGRIKERYLRPVFVLTRGDAGVKGSGRSVEAYNMFEEMCKCRALFTKFGGHKLAAGLSMDEGNVDRFRRTVNELSSLSEEDLVPKVSIDMQLPLSYVTEELVSELELLEPFGKGNTRPLFAEKNLQVLNPRIMGKNQNVLKFQVRDKRGSTVEGIYFGDAAACLKYIGQKPEVSFVFYPSVNEYMGKKTLQITVTHYQ from the coding sequence GTGGAAAAGTGGTTTGTTGCAATGAAAAAGGCAGATTTTAGCAGGATTGCAGAGAAGTACCATATTTCCCCGATTCTTGCAAGGCTGATCAGGAACCGGGACATAACCCAGGACCAGGACATTGATTTTTACTTGAATGGGACAATTGGCGATTTGTATGATGGGATGCTGATGAAAGATATGGACAGGGCCGTGGAAATTCTTGTGGAGAAAATCAGGGAGGGAAAACCTATCCGGGTCATAGGAGATTACGACATTGACGGGGTAAATGCAACCTATATACTGCAGGAAGGATTAGGAAAACTTGGGGCCAATGTGGACACAGATATTCCTGACCGGATAAAAGACGGATATGGGTTAAACCGAATGCTGGTGGACCGTGCCCTGGCAGACGGGGTGGACACGATTATTACTTGCGACAATGGCATTGCTGCTGCAGAGGAGATTGCTTATGGGAGAAAAAATGGCCTGACTGTGATTGTCACCGACCATCATGAGATCCCTTATATAGATGCAGGCGGGGAGAGGGAGCATTTGCTGGTACAGGCAGATGCCGTGGTGGATCCCCACAGGCCTGACTGTGGGTATCCGTTTAAAGGACTTTGCGGAGCCGGTGTGGCATATAAACTGGTTGAAGCTCTGTTTGAGGTCATGCAGCATGAGGCAGATGATGTGGATTATCTCATGGAAAATGTTGCCATAGCAACGGTGGGGGATGTGATGGACCTGACTGGAGAAAACCGTATCTTTGTCAGGCAGGGGCTGGAAATGCTGAAACGTACTCAAAACCATGGGTTAAAAGCACTGATTGAATGCACACAGATCCCTGTGGACAGGCTGTCCGCATATCATATCGGCTTTGTGCTGGGGCCCTGTATCAACGCAAGCGGACGCCTGGACACAGCGAAACGGGCCCTGGAGCTTCTGAATGCGCCTAACCGGAGGGAGGCGGTTATGCTGGCTGAGGATTTGAAGGCGCTCAACGACAGCCGCAGGGAAATGACGGAGAGGGGGGTAGAACAGGCAGTTGAGCAAATAGAGAACAGTTCTTTAAAGGAGGATAAAGTTCTGGTCGTGTATCTTCCCGACTGCCATGAAAGTATAGCCGGGATTATTGCGGGAAGAATTAAAGAGAGGTACTTAAGGCCGGTCTTTGTGCTTACCCGGGGGGATGCTGGCGTGAAAGGCTCGGGGCGTTCTGTGGAGGCATATAACATGTTTGAGGAAATGTGTAAGTGCAGGGCCCTGTTTACAAAGTTTGGGGGACATAAGCTGGCGGCGGGACTGTCGATGGATGAGGGAAATGTGGACAGGTTCCGCAGGACGGTCAATGAGCTCTCCAGCCTGTCAGAGGAAGATTTGGTGCCCAAGGTATCTATAGATATGCAGCTCCCCCTATCCTATGTGACAGAAGAGCTGGTGTCGGAGCTGGAGCTTTTGGAACCCTTTGGCAAGGGAAATACAAGGCCCCTGTTTGCAGAAAAGAATCTGCAGGTTCTGAATCCCAGAATCATGGGGAAGAATCAGAATGTGTTAAAATTTCAAGTAAGAGACAAAAGAGGCAGCACTGTGGAAGGGATTTATTTCGGGGATGCAGCAGCCTGCCTGAAATATATAGGGCAGAAGCCGGAAGTGTCTTTTGTGTTCTATCCTTCGGTGAATGAATATATGGGTAAGAAAACGCTCCAGATTACAGTGACTCATTATCAATAA
- a CDS encoding RelA/SpoT family protein: MAGTPEYELLNKNLEMVDGHAVKAPEDYQDPEELYQALISRIRKYHPSADITLIEKAYRIGKNAHKDQVRKSGEPYIIHPLWVGIILSDLEMDKETIVAGMLHDAVEDTDMTLEDVAEEFGEEVALLVDGVTKLGQLSYSQDKLEVQAENLRKMFLAMAKDIRVIIIKLADRLHNMRTLEFMTPAKQKEKARETMDIYAPIAQRLGISRIKTELDDLSLKYSQPEVYYELVKDLNERKTEREEFVQQIVAEVSSHMENAHIKTKVYGRVKHFFSIYKKMVNQNKTLDQVYDLFAVRIIVDSVKDCYAALGVIHEMYTPIPGRFKDYIAMPKANMYQSLHTTLMGPSGQPFEIQIRTEEMHKTAEYGIAAHWKYKEGGGKSGKAQEEEKLSWLRQILEWQRDMSDNREFLSLLKGDLDLFAEDVYCFTPKGDVKSLPNGSTPVDFAYAIHSAVGNKMVGARVNGKLVPIEYKIQNGDRIEIQTSQNSRGPSRDWLNIVKSTQAKNKINQWFKREFKEDNIIRGKELIASYCKTKSINMPDIMKPKYQQIVQQKYGFRDWDAVLAALGHGGLKEGQIVNRLFEEYQKEHKKEITDETILEKISEANNQKVHIGKSKSGIVVKGIDDMAVRFSKCCNPVPGDEIVGFVTRGRGMSIHRTDCVNMLHLSETERERLLDAEWEETTSEENGGQYRAELKMFAHDRQGLLMEITRIFTEAKIDVKSMNIRTSKKGTATLDMGFIVRGRAELNKMIEKLRQIEGVIDIERTAG, translated from the coding sequence ATGGCAGGTACTCCGGAATATGAATTACTCAACAAGAATCTGGAGATGGTGGACGGACACGCAGTGAAAGCTCCAGAAGACTACCAGGATCCAGAAGAACTGTATCAGGCATTGATATCCAGAATCAGAAAATATCACCCATCTGCTGATATTACACTGATTGAAAAAGCGTACAGGATAGGGAAAAACGCTCATAAGGATCAGGTGCGTAAATCGGGGGAGCCTTATATTATCCATCCTCTCTGGGTGGGGATCATTCTGTCAGATTTGGAGATGGATAAGGAGACAATTGTGGCGGGGATGCTCCACGATGCTGTGGAGGATACAGATATGACACTGGAGGATGTGGCGGAAGAATTTGGGGAAGAGGTTGCCCTTCTGGTGGACGGCGTCACCAAGCTGGGCCAACTATCTTATTCTCAGGATAAACTGGAAGTCCAGGCTGAGAATCTGCGCAAAATGTTCCTTGCTATGGCTAAGGACATCCGGGTGATCATCATTAAATTGGCGGACAGGCTGCATAATATGCGTACCCTTGAATTTATGACTCCGGCAAAACAGAAGGAAAAGGCAAGGGAGACAATGGACATTTATGCCCCCATAGCCCAGAGGCTTGGTATATCCAGAATTAAGACAGAGCTGGATGACCTTTCGCTGAAATATTCCCAGCCAGAAGTATATTATGAGCTTGTGAAAGATCTGAATGAGCGTAAAACGGAGAGGGAGGAGTTTGTACAGCAGATTGTAGCGGAGGTCTCCTCACATATGGAGAACGCACATATTAAAACCAAGGTCTATGGCAGGGTCAAGCATTTTTTCAGTATTTATAAGAAAATGGTAAACCAAAATAAGACCTTGGATCAGGTCTATGACTTGTTTGCCGTGCGTATTATCGTCGACTCTGTGAAAGACTGCTATGCTGCCCTGGGTGTCATACATGAGATGTATACCCCTATCCCAGGCCGTTTTAAGGACTATATAGCAATGCCCAAGGCCAATATGTACCAGTCCCTCCACACGACTTTGATGGGGCCTTCCGGGCAGCCTTTTGAAATACAGATACGTACAGAGGAGATGCACAAGACAGCAGAGTATGGTATTGCGGCCCACTGGAAATATAAAGAGGGCGGTGGAAAGAGCGGGAAGGCCCAGGAGGAAGAGAAGCTAAGCTGGCTGAGGCAGATACTGGAATGGCAGAGGGATATGTCCGATAACCGGGAATTCCTAAGCCTTTTGAAAGGGGATCTGGATTTATTTGCAGAGGATGTATACTGTTTTACGCCAAAGGGCGATGTAAAGAGCCTGCCAAACGGTTCCACACCTGTTGATTTCGCTTATGCCATACACAGCGCTGTAGGAAATAAAATGGTGGGGGCAAGAGTGAATGGAAAGCTGGTTCCTATTGAATATAAGATACAGAATGGCGACAGGATTGAAATCCAGACATCCCAGAATTCAAGGGGGCCCAGCCGGGACTGGCTGAATATAGTAAAGAGCACGCAGGCCAAAAATAAAATTAATCAATGGTTCAAACGAGAGTTTAAAGAGGACAATATCATCCGGGGCAAAGAGCTGATAGCCTCCTACTGCAAAACAAAGTCCATTAATATGCCGGATATTATGAAGCCTAAATATCAGCAGATTGTACAGCAGAAGTATGGGTTCCGGGATTGGGATGCTGTGCTTGCCGCGCTGGGCCATGGGGGATTAAAGGAAGGCCAGATAGTCAACCGTCTCTTTGAGGAGTACCAGAAAGAGCACAAAAAGGAGATTACGGACGAGACGATTCTGGAGAAAATTTCTGAGGCCAATAACCAGAAAGTGCATATTGGCAAGTCTAAGAGCGGCATTGTGGTAAAAGGTATCGACGATATGGCAGTACGTTTTTCTAAATGCTGTAATCCGGTGCCGGGCGACGAAATTGTAGGGTTCGTGACAAGAGGCAGGGGAATGTCCATCCACAGGACAGACTGTGTAAATATGCTGCATCTGTCTGAGACAGAGCGTGAGCGTCTGCTGGATGCGGAATGGGAAGAGACAACTTCAGAAGAAAACGGCGGCCAGTACCGGGCAGAACTGAAGATGTTTGCCCATGACAGGCAGGGGCTTCTGATGGAGATCACAAGGATTTTTACTGAGGCAAAGATTGATGTGAAGTCCATGAATATACGGACCAGCAAAAAGGGCACGGCAACCCTGGATATGGGATTTATTGTCCGTGGCAGGGCAGAACTGAATAAAATGATAGAAAAGCTGCGCCAGATTGAGGGCGTGATAGACATTGAGCGAACAGCCGGTTAG